The nucleotide sequence AAAAAATGATTAAAAAACGACAAACTTTGATGGAAAAATATTAACAGGACTGATTCACTCAAGGAAACTGGAGAAAGGGGGAAATACCTACCCTCATGTACTGCTTAAATATGTCCGCTCCAGTGTTCATCTCCACCACATTGTAAATGATCAGCTTGCAGTAGGCCGCCAGAAAGTTTCGCCTTTTATGCAACGCCTCGATTTTACTGGCCTCGTCATCTTGCTGCCCGtctgcaaacaaacaaacgttaCGTAAGCGTGACAACGCTTGTGTTTACGGCGATTCcagccatcccccccccccccccatcctcccggCTGTCTGCCAAGTCGGGAACCGTCTTTCtgaaggggtcagatggctgagcggttagggagtcgggctatcaAACCAgagggttgccggttcgattcctggtcgtgacaaatgacgttgtgtccctgggcaaggcacttcaccctacttgcctcgggggggaatttccctgtacttactgacttactgtaagtcgctctggataagagcgtctgctaaatgactaaatataaaatgGCTCCCGGCTGGGTCGGCCATGTCGGGGACCCGTCCGCGGGCTCTGACCTGCGCTGTTGTTGTCCTCGTCCTGGTCGATGAAGACGTGGTCCAGGATGAAGCTGAGCAGCtccgcctggagggaggagtcgGGCGTGTAGATCAGGGTCTCCAGCTGCTCGCGGCCCGACGACACGATCTGGTGGCTGAAGATCATCAGGGCGTCACACAGGATGGTGAAGGCCTGGGAAACAAGCAAGCAGAACGCCTCAGCAACCCACACGGGAGGGACAACAAGCGCTGGAGAGAGGGTTGTTTTTCGTCTGAGACAGGGATAGAGCTTAGAGGTCCCCAAGGAGATGGATACCCAAAGGCGGGATGTGCGAGTCCTCTAGAGAGGACCCACCTGCTCTTTGACTGTGGTGTTGACGCTGGTCAGGTACCGCTGACACATCAGGCAGAACGCCCTCATCTGCTTCCTCAGGGTCACCATGTCCCCCTGGGGGGAAGCGGGGAAGGAAAGAGGCAGTCAACCAACGTAGACAGGGGACGGGTTTCGATTCACCCCTGTTGTCGTGTGTCACTACATGTgggggaaaggaaggagggtgaACACGGGGGTTACCTTTTTGGAGCTGCCCTCGGAGACCTTGGCGAGGTGCCACAGGATGATGTAGTGTGTGCACTGCATCGCGTGGATGacaatctgggggggggggggggggggggcaccagacACGTTAGGGACAGTTGGAATGAGAGAGCGTCACAAACTATGCTGGTCGGGTCAGGCTTCAGGGGGGGGTACCTGCTCGGGCATGTCCCCGTTCTGGAGACCCGTGTTGAGTAGTTTATAATTgctggcgaataaatcccattgaGAGAGATCGTGCGCgctgtgggaggagagagacacagagagagagagaaagagacagagcgagagaaagagacacagagagagagagagagagagaaagagacacataaagagaaagagagagacacagagagagagagagagagagagagagagagagagagagagagagagagagagagagagagagagagagagagagagagagagagagagagagagagagaaagagacacataaagagaaagagagagacacagagagagagagagagagagagagagagagagagacacagagagagagagacacagagagagagagagagagaaaaagaaagagagacattgtTTAAATCAGGGTGTGACACCGACGGGGTGTGACAGCTGGACAAGAGCAACTGCCACGAGGCTCGTGGTCTTACTTGTGGAACGCGGTGATTCTCTTCAGTGTGGACAGAACCTGGTACGCATCATCTTcatcaggctcctccccctggaaACAATAACAAAACTAAAGAATTGCATCACCAAGGAAAACATGCGATTCACTCCCAGCCTAAATCTGTACGTCGTACATCACTTCCGAACAATAGCACACGAGCGAGATGATCATCTCATCCCCTCAGCCTAACCTCTTGTAAAAAGTCCTCCAGTAGCCTGTTGAACTTGTCCACCAGCTCGTCCAGCAGCTGTGAGCGGGCGATGTCCACCTTGTTGAAGATGGTGAACTCCTCGTTGCAGAGGGCGTGGTAGGTCATGGAGCAGGCCTCCAGCACATCTGTCTCGGTGTgcttctccaccacctcccggATCTGCCGCATCAGAGACTCCAAGTgcttcacaagcacacacacacacgcgcacacacaagtaAGATACAGTTTGCAATACATAATGATTTTCCAATGCAACTACTTTTCCCTCACAAATCCACATTTTGGTTCACCTTTTCTAATCGACCGGTGGTATAGATTTCCAAGTCAAAGAACTGCGGTAGCTGGAGTAAATTGGTAACTTTTTCCGCATCAACCGAGTACTGTGAGGAGATTAAGAATAAGAACAAGCAAGAGTTTAATTGCGTCTCAGGGGTAGAAGCAAACTTGGCCAACTTGGATAATTGGACAAATTAGTATGTAAACGGCCACCTTGGCCAACAGCAGAGGCAAAGCCACGGCAAAAATCTCCGTGATTTTCGTCCGGTCGTCCAGCTGAGTCTTCTTCTCCTTGGCGGTCAAGACCTTTTGGGAACGATTCAGAAAGAGCCCAATAAAAAAGCCTGAAACGCTCCAGAGATGTGAAGGAACGCCAGCCCCTAAGGGAAGGCCGGCTCCAGCCCCTAAGGGAAGGCCGGCTCCAGCCCCTAAGGGAAGGCCGGCTCCAGCCCCTAAGGGAAGGCCGGCTCCAGCCCCTAAGGGAAGGCCGGctccaggcaggaggactcaccCTCTTCCCCGTCCCGCGGCCCACAGGAGGGTGGCACTCGCACGCCTGGCGTATGGCACAGAGCATGAGCTCTATCAGGGCCGTCTCTTGACGGTCTGTCAGGGCTGAAATAGAGACGGATCAATATAaataggagagggagacagaaaaagataaATAGGAGAGATACATAGATACGTGAGACATacaagatagggagagagagacatatagaaagagagagcaagagagagacagaggtcctCCCCTGGCAtgggctccccctcctcctcctcctcctcctccccctccccctcctcccccccctcctcctcctcctccccctcctcccccctccccctccccctcctcctccccctcctcctccccctcctcccccctccccctcctccccccccctcaccctcctcccccggcaTGGGCTCGTCCAGCAGCAGGCTGATCATGCTCTCCCAGTCCTTCAGCAGCTCGGCAGCACACTCCCACAGGCTGTCCACCAGGTAGGCGCCGTGCTCGTGGAGCTGCAACACAGGGGAGCCGCCAGGCCCTCGTCAGTCCAGTCACACCCGGGCGACGCTCATCACGTCGCCCGGGGGCACCTGAAGCAGCTGTTCGTTACCCGTGGTGGTCCCTGTGAAAACGTATTGCCCTGTCCCAATTTTACGAATTTGGTCTGGTATTTTATGCTTTACTTACTGGAGGCACTTTTTGCAAGTCacattggataaaagcgtccgctAAATCGATCACGTCATGCGAGTCCCGCTATCATAATCAACAAAGGCGGGTGCGGGAGACCCACCTCGCTCTCcaggaagaagaagacggtggtCTTGATGAGGCTGCCGTTGtggctctgcctccccctcctgggcagcccctcctcctccgcgccCCGGTGGCTGAAGAGCCTGCGAACGAGAAAACGCTCCCGCCGTCAGCATCACCCGTCCACGGGTTTCGCCCCTCGCCTTCCCCACAACAGAGGggttcctcctccacttccacgGCCAGGGGACTGGGAGGGGAAGCCAGCGGAGTCCGGGCCCACGCTCGGACGACTCGATCGATGCCAGTCGTTTCCCTTGGCGTTCGCGCCTGTTCTAAAAACGGGGGGCTTCCTCTTGTACTTCCGACAGGAGGATTCGATCAGACTTACTTCTTGTAGAGGAACTCCCCGGTGGCCACGGCCAGCGGCCTGTGAGCGGAGTAGACCAGGTGGTACACGCTCTCGCAGTCCTCCGCCGTGAGCACCTCGTCGCTGctgctgcggggggggggggggggggagaaacaacACACATTCTCAGTGGGACAAGCTGAGGATGAAAGGTGCGGGTTTTAAACGTCGGATTTGGCGGGCAATTTTTTGGGGACAGGTCTCACGTTCAATAAAACGACGCAGGCATGTTACTTCGAGGGCTCTGAAAACAATTGTTTTAGAACGATAGACGAGAGCGTACTCTCATCGAATGGAAAAGGACCGGTCTTCTGAAAAAGGCAGGGATGCTTACTGTAAGACCAAGGTCAACAGCTTGATGGCTTGCACGGCGACGTCATACTCCTTGTCCAGAGTCATGGACACGATGCGATCCTGTCAACGACAGCAGCATTAATACGTGGACGGGCCCGGCCGGCCACAGAGCTCCGGGGGCAGAGAGCGCTCTCCGGCTCACCTTGAAGCGGCTGGTGAACAGCTCCAGGCGGGTGTTGAGCTCCCGGTTGTAGTACAGGCCCTGGAGCGCCGTCAGACACTTCAGCCTCACCTCACCTTGctgccggagagagagagagagagagagagagagagagagagagagagagagagagagagagagagagagagagagagagagagagagagagagagagggttcccCCGTGAATGACAACGTTCTCAAAAGAAGTTCGGGTGTTTTCGACGCGGTTCCCCGCCAAACGgacaatgcatttgaattgcatttgttttgtttttttaacggACCAGATACTGATTGTAAGCGTCACAATATAAAAACAATGGATGCATGGTAAGTCAACGGAAACGACGTGTTTACGCTTTACCTTGTCGTGCATCGTCCACCCCACGTACTTCAGATAACTGTCGTTGAGAAATGCGTCGCTGTACATTTTCATCCACACCCCAATCTCCTCGATGCAGATTGCCCGGATGTCAGCTATAGCATCGCTGGTGAAGAGAAAAGAGGcttaacaaatacatttgtcaaAATGAAGTGTTTAACATTTAGTTCATTTAGTCATGAGCTACAATGTTTATAATCAAATATGAAGCCATACAGAGGCATCTTAATGGCCTACTCAATTCCTGTCTAATCTGTAGCCATGTGTGCCATTAAAtagattgcctttgttattgTTGATGTCTCGTCTTGAACACAAGGTGGCGGCCAAGAGCTAAATATCTCAAGCAAGCGCTCTGAGTTTGCAGTGAGATTTGAGCAGCTTGCAGACTTCGCTAAGATCGGCCGACTCAGCACCGGAGATCAGTTTCCATACCAAAACGGGGGTACCATGTGGCATCACAGCGATACCTTTCCTCAAGACCAAAACACAATTCCAAAGACGGTTTTGAAAAAAATCACGACCGACACATTTCGGTCGAATATCGAAACGCGCTTCTAAAAACATACCGGTATCGGTGAACAAACACTCCTTTGAAAATGGCATTCATCATGTTTTCGATCTCATCTTGATTTTCCTGAAGCTGGAACGAAGCACACGGAAAGcaggttttacatttacatttagcagacactcttatccagagcgaattacagtaagtacagggacattcccccgaggcaagtagggtgaagtgccttgcccaaggacacaacgtcattttacgcggccgggaatcgaaccggcaacctccagattactagcccgattccctaaccgctcagccacctgactcagctATTAGAAGGACTGTAAAACAATGAGGTGTTGGTCGTGCCTGAGGCCCTCACCTCCTTGCGCTTCTGCAACAGGAGCTCCAGCCTGTCGTTGGCTCGCTTCCCCGCGACCTTGTTCCTCTCCGTCTCGTACTGCCTCTGTGTGTTGTCCATGTTGATACTGAGGTTGAGAGCCACGTTCACCAACGCGGTCATCAACTTCATTGCTTcggggggggcaaaaagaaagagagagagagagagagagagagaaaagaccgTTTATTTTACTCCCTTAAACAGACCCGTACGAATACGAAATAAGAAACTCTAATCGTCTCGACATTGCAAAGTTTCGACCCCGTGCTTTAAAACCGCCTCTTGCTGTGCGTGGCGCGCGGCGCTGACCTGCGAGCGTGCTGGTGTGTCGGAAGGCTCGGACCTGGGAGTCGGACAGGCCGGTGAGCAGCGAGATGACCGTGTCCATCATGTACTCGTCGTAGATGATGCTGTACTGGCACTGGCGCACCAGGACGCCAATGAACTCGCAGAAGCTCGACTTGAACTTCTTCCACTGCGGCCCGGCCACGGTCAGCGGATAGTCCCCACTGTCCTGTATTGAGCATCGACACAATTCTGCGTTACACCGTTACTGCCGCTCGTGCCGCCGGCGCACGCCCTCCCTCGGGGCCCTCGGCGCGGAGCGTACCTCGTCGAACTCTTCCGTCATCTTCCGGATGATCTCGGAGTTCTGCATGTTTCGGAACATCTCGCCGCTGACGGCACCTGCAGAGGCGAAACGATCCCGTCATGGCTTGTTCGTCCGTCACAAAGGGGGATGTTGACCCAACCGATCTT is from Osmerus eperlanus chromosome 27, fOsmEpe2.1, whole genome shotgun sequence and encodes:
- the stag2a gene encoding cohesin subunit SA-2a; this translates as MIAAQELHSDFQFPQEADTQLSSDTDLEDPDGKNAKTWKGKAGKKGKKAPGEKAKGGPGGKGAGVGRVNGHHQENETETMTLFEVVKMGKSATQSVVDDWIESYKHDRDIALLDLINFFIQCSGCKGAVSGEMFRNMQNSEIIRKMTEEFDEDSGDYPLTVAGPQWKKFKSSFCEFIGVLVRQCQYSIIYDEYMMDTVISLLTGLSDSQVRAFRHTSTLAAMKLMTALVNVALNLSINMDNTQRQYETERNKVAGKRANDRLELLLQKRKELQENQDEIENMMNAIFKGVFVHRYRDAIADIRAICIEEIGVWMKMYSDAFLNDSYLKYVGWTMHDKQGEVRLKCLTALQGLYYNRELNTRLELFTSRFKDRIVSMTLDKEYDVAVQAIKLLTLVLHSSDEVLTAEDCESVYHLVYSAHRPLAVATGEFLYKKLFSHRGAEEEGLPRRGRQSHNGSLIKTTVFFFLESELHEHGAYLVDSLWECAAELLKDWESMISLLLDEPMPGEEALTDRQETALIELMLCAIRQACECHPPVGRGTGKRVLTAKEKKTQLDDRTKITEIFAVALPLLLAKYSVDAEKVTNLLQLPQFFDLEIYTTGRLEKHLESLMRQIREVVEKHTETDVLEACSMTYHALCNEEFTIFNKVDIARSQLLDELVDKFNRLLEDFLQEGEEPDEDDAYQVLSTLKRITAFHNAHDLSQWDLFASNYKLLNTGLQNGDMPEQIVIHAMQCTHYIILWHLAKVSEGSSKKGDMVTLRKQMRAFCLMCQRYLTSVNTTVKEQAFTILCDALMIFSHQIVSSGREQLETLIYTPDSSLQAELLSFILDHVFIDQDEDNNSADGQQDDEASKIEALHKRRNFLAAYCKLIIYNVVEMNTGADIFKQYMRYYNDYGDIIKETMAKTRQIDKIQCAKTLILSLQQLFNEMLSDLGCTFDRSSSSFCGIKELARRFSLTFGLDQLKTREAIAMLHKDGIEFAFKEPSPQGEGNPPLNLAFLDILSEFSSKLLRQDKKTVHLYLERFMTFQMALQREDCWLPLISYRNSLQAGGDDDTMSVISGISSRGSTVRSKKAKPASTGKRKLPEEETSCSSMDAAWLNREQGAQTPGMMPSPHLTSTVLRDPKKPRADDGYAGMYAMTSEPTPHQPTAHPQHHHQAPMDYNTQVTWMLAQRQQAEARQQQERASMQYAKMRSHMQHAIRRGSGLMEDDEEPIVEDVMMSSEDRLEDLNEGMDFDTMDIDLPPSKNRRERLELKPDYFDPSSIMDDSVLNVSMF